A segment of the Manis javanica isolate MJ-LG chromosome 17, MJ_LKY, whole genome shotgun sequence genome:
AGCGGTCAGGGTTTTTTAGGAATGTGGCCTGTTAAAATGCTGACTTGAGGGCCCAGAATCTCAGTGAATTTCAATTCTCAGGACCTGAGCCTACAAACCTGCATAAGTTTTCTATGCCAGCATTTTACTTGCCATAATACCTATTAACTCTTAAATGACATTGGGAACTCCTCCAATGTAGGCACCAGGCTTCCATGTCTTTGTACCCCGATATCCAGGATGTTTGTGAGATCCTCGCCGATTTGACCAGTTGCTGTCTTGTCTTCGTTTAGGGGGAGACAGGAGAATGGCAGGGTGGGAGggactttccatttctttttgattctctTCCATGAACATACAGGGACACTGTGTTAGGAGGACACCACACCGACAAGGGAGCGGGAGGGGGGTCTGAGGATGGGGAGTGCGGGTGACGGGGGAGACACGGCTTCTCCCTGCCTGGTTCCCTGGAGGAGCCGCACCTCCTGCTTGGGTCACTTCGGTCCTTAGACAGTCACTCTGCAGCCTGGGCCATGGTCCCACACCTGTAAAACGCAGATACTAATGCCCTGAACCCTCACAGGCGGGCGGTGGGGAAGCAGCCGTACGCAAAGGGTCTGAGAGAGGTAAGCTGCATGATTCTTGGAGAAGGAATGCCTTTATTCATACCTTCTTCAGTACAGGCTCGCTGAATATTGACTATGCGTAAGCACTTAGCTCTTAGTCAAGGACTAAGAATAGTCCTTTAGCTTGGGGGTCAATCTGGCCAATATATTCTACAATTGTTAAAACAGTCGCAGTTCAGGACTTTTTTCAATGCAGCCTGAACACGTTCTACTAAGTGCTAGCACATGTGTTATTCCCACTGGGCCTCACTAGACATCCCGTGAGCAGGTGTCTTACCCTCCTTTTTCAGGGGACACAAGAGGTAAGTTGCCCATGGCCACAGAACTGGAAAAAGGCAAAGCCTGGATCCAGGCCTGGCGCTCTTGACTAATCGCTGGTAGGAGACGCTGCTGCGGCGCCATGTAGTTACCCAGAGTCAGGGGTGGGCATTGCTGGGCGCCACAGATGACTCTCTTCGTTGGGAGCATCCTTTGAGAAATCAGCACCTCTTCTTCAGTGATGAGGTGGCTGCAGAAGTGGACGTGGAGGGCACTGATCCAGCCCACCGTAGGCTCCCCTTCATGCTCGGTGCCCAGGCGTGCCCAGTGCCGCTGGCGCTCAGCTCGTGGCCTGCCCCTGGGCAGACTCCCCAGCGACTGCGGACCGTGCCAGGCCAGGAGCCCTGCCCAGAGCACTCACGAGTATTCTCAAATACAGTTATTTTCAGATTTATCACTGGCATCTAGAATGCTTTCAGACAGCAGTGACTAGAGGATGTTATTCTGCTTTACAAGACAACATGAGTCCCTGCCCAAGGGCTGCTTTCAGATCCAAGGGGTGCTTCCCTGGCACTTGCCACACTGCTCTGAAGGCAGGAGACCAGGGAGAACACGATTCTTGGCAGTTCACGTCCGGACGAGACCTCAGATTCCTCAGAAAACTCTTCTGCAAGGAAGGGTCCACCCCAGGAAGTGAGTCCTTAATGAAAAAAGGCTCCTTAGAAGAATGGCCACTGATTTCTAAGAAATGGCAAACTTGATCCGATTTGGATCCCATCCAAGGATAGCTTAAGACCTGAAGGAGTAAAACCAAGTCAACATTAGGAGGATAAATATTCAAGCCACCCCTGGATCCCAGAGTGAATGGAGATGAGGTCGGATCGGCACACTGTCTACCTGAGACTTGGCAGGCGGCACACGGACTGGCATTTGCTGCCAGGCTTTCTCCTGAGCGGAAGAAAAAGATCCAGTGCTTGGGAGGCACTGAGTTGATGGAAAGCCTCAAGATACGTCAATTAGTAAAACGgaagtctatttttaaattcagctGTCTTCACTAATATTGCTAAGCGTGCCCGAAGGGCATGGCATCCATGTCCGCGGCTATTTTTCTTCCCCTTGCCATGCTGTCAGAACGCAGCTACTGGGTGAAGGCAGAATCACTACAACAAGGGGCAGTTTTGGAAGCAAATCTTTTCCCTTTGAAGGCAAACGCGGCAGGCCAGGGAAGCTGAGGATTACTATACGCAGGAACAATACGTTTTGCAAGTACATCCATCAGTAAAATAAGCTATTAGATCAAAGCTAATTTTTATACTGGAGGCTTACAAATACCAAATCCCTGGGAAATTGTCCCGGAAATTTAAATCACTCAAGGTCTCtaagttgttttctgttttaaattaatCTAATTTCATTGCAATCAGCAGAATCAATTTCTCCTTCGTGAGCACATTGCTCGTTACTTAGGAAGTTGCTGCTGGCTTTTCCATGCGTGGCATTCTCAGTTCCTAAAGGTAACCGCGATTACGCACGGAGAATGACATTCTTGTATGAATTAGTAATTTCTTTGTCCCACTCACtgctgaatggatggatgaaataAATGTCTGTCCACCAGAATGATCTTAAGGATGTGGATGGCTCTAAGGGGttatctgcacacacacacagcctgcccCTCCCATCCCTTCAGATTTAAGGATGACTTAACATTTTGATagataaagacattttcaaggTACATTTTCAATATATGCTGTGTTGCTCTTTTAAGTCTTTTCTTTATAAAGGCAGAGTAGGAATACATTCTAGGGGAATGTCAGACAGGTTCTTTTCTCCTGGTCCGGGAGAAACGAAGTCTGTTCTTAGGGCCAGGGGGACGGGAGGCCCACTCAGGGCCTGGAGAGACAGGAGGGGGTGGGCCCAGCACAAGGGCTGGGGGCTCAGCAGAGGTTTGTGCTATTTTAGGAGCAGATATCCGCACTTTGGAAATGTTTGTTTTTCCACAAATACTCTACCCTTCCAGAATATTTAATATGCTTCCTTCTGAAATGTAAGCTCAACTCAGCCATAGAGAGAACCTGGCTCTAGGATGAAACCCAGAGGACAGCACACGTTCCTCCAGGCCTGGAACCCCATAATGGGGTGAAACGGAGGAGAAATAAGACTCGTCCTTTGAATGAATCCTAAACTAGCCTTAGCCACACCTTGATTGATTTCCAATAGTTCTACCAGTTCCCATTGACCTTGAAGGTAGCATACACTTGTTTTAATCCTCAGTGATCCTTCTCCCCTTTGAAACAACCCCATTTGGAACAAGACTGCCTGCTGCACTCGGCCGTGATGGTCCCGGCATCTGAGGTGGAGAGAAGGCGTGTGCGCTGCTTTGTGCTTTACTCAGCGTTGTTTTGTCCCAACCTGAAATAACGCTCACTTAGGAAGTTCACGGGTGTTACAAGAAAGATGGGAGATTTGGTGGATTAAAGCACATCTATTGCAATCTCtgtctgaaatttttttcctacttgttaAAATAGTGCCGTTATAAACCTTTTCCACAGATTATGCCAGCTGCTACAAATTTCCTTCATATTCTCAGACGAGACTGCAGGAAAAGGTATGGTTCTCTGAACTCTGCACAAAATAACTCTAGTAAGAAAACCCCTGCAATGGTACCATCAAGTCTCCCCATCATTTCCTATGAGTGGGTTAAAAACTTCACCAAATGTTCCATGTATAAAAATTACAGTCAGTGCTTGTGAAACCTGCAGAGTGCAAGTGTggttttgcttttgctgcttGAAATACAAAGAACAATGATCCTGAGGACGCAGAGCGGAGCCATCTGGGTAACCAGCAGGTTGGGTCGGCCGAGTTAGATGATTCTGGATGGTTCTAGTTCCCTCTGGACCCCGGAGGCTCACAGGCTGGGCCTGTGACTGAGAAGCACCATGCTGAGCACCCGTCcacatccccacccccagccacgcTCCTTCTCCCCTTCATGAAGGTTCCTCGTGCATCAGCCGCATTATTCCCACTGTATAGCCTCGGCAGCCTGTGAGCCCAGCACCGCGTGGGGCTGGGCTGCTCACCTGCCGCCTCCCGACCACCCAGCACCAACACGGGTTCAGACGCCCTCCGGCACCCGCACGCCACGCCTGCTCCTGTCCAGGACCGGACAAACTCCAGTGGGATGAACACTCACACATGGTCGTTTGGGTATAAGGTGtgggctttttttctcttttttaatgatACTTCATAAGCCTTAAAAAGTATTCTCTCCAGATTACAAAAGGTTAGTTAAAACTGTTTAATAGGAACAATCTTGGACAAGCAGAAATAGCTTTGATTTGGAGAATTATAGCAACATACACCTGGGAAGGACCCCACAGGGACAGTCAGGTGGGACGGCCTGTGCCTCTTCTAGAGACTGCATTAAAAAGATGACAGATGGGCATTCTGCCCTCTTGCAAGGCACACACCACTTCTGAAAACTGCCAGCTTTCCACAAAGGCTGAAAgatttcatttacattaaaaaatagcttttcttcttcagtgTAGTGGAAATGCCCAGAGACAAGTCAGTGAACTCCCTCCCTAACACAGGTGCAGAACAGCTTTATTGATCTCGGGGTTTGTCCAGTCATTCCGAATGTCATCCAGGTGGTCATCGAAGTCCACCAGCGTCTCGTAGGACCGGCCATCCAGGAGCGACGCCGagatcctctgggcctctggccAGTCTTCACAGTGGTCACTACGAGGTGAACAGGAGAAGGTAACCTCttaacagaaagagaacagaaaccaGCCACAGGGGAGTGATATAAAGGAAGACAATAACAGACGCTAgcaaacatgtatatttttaacacATACAGAACATAAAACAGGAAAGACACCTCCAAATGAAGTTCTGAAAAAGCTGGAGGTAGATGACATGCTTTCTGATGATTACAAATAAACCCCCACACACCAAACACCCGGAGAGAGGGTCTGCCCTGGGGAGAGGTGCCCTGGAGTCGGGCACCGCTGGAGCCCTGGGGCTCTGCCCTCCAAAGCCGAGGAACACGCACGCATCTGTGGGAGGTTTGTACACCACTCTGGAGAATACGCTCATTTAAAACACAGGAGGCTGGGTCAGCCCCCAGCATATGGGGCACGTGGTCCACCCCGCGAACACAGTACTCACTGGTGTGGGTCTCTGCACCGCCATTTGTTTTCATGGTGTTCGTACACATGAATTGTAGGTACCACGCAGTCCATTGTAAACTTAGTGTTGTCTACCTGCACACAAGACAAGAACACACTCATGAACAGGTAACAGGAGCCGACAGCCAGCACCTTTCTGGAGTCCTCAAGCACCTCCTTGGGGCCCTCCCAGCAGTGTGAACACTGGCCCCCAGCCGAGATGATAGACTCCACCTCACGGAGTGCTGACACTGCGCATCTGCCTGGATCGCACCATGAGTATGGCCTGCAAAAAGCCTTGGTATGCAGGATAAATACTAAGCACTGTATTGTTTCTCCAGCAAAGTGGGGCTTTAACATGTTACCTCCTCCCTCCCTACAGGCTGTGCCGGCTATTCTAATTCAGTGGTTCTTACACATgagtgtgcatcagaatcatctggaagcTTCTTAGAACAGACTGCATCTGAACCAGGTCCCGGGTGGTGCCAGTACCGCCAGTAGACACCCCACTCTGAGCATGGCCCATCTCCAGGACTCCCCCTTCTGGAGGCCTGTGGGCAGTGGCCACACAGCACTCACACGCCTGTGATTCAGCACCTTTGTGACGACAGGTGCTGTGCAGGGGAGACTGCAAAGGGCGACGGTGGCCTGAGGAAGTATCTGCAGAAAGGAAGGCTGCCTATTCGACGGGCCCCATGGCCGAAGGGAACATGCAGGAGCCAATCTGCGACAGAAAGCACGATAGGCTCAAGCGGACTCACCATGACGAGGGCCGCATCGCCGAATCCCTCGGCGATTCTCGAGGCCACCTTTTCTGCAACCTGGGTTGGACTGCAAAAGACGACCAGTGAGCTTACCATGTTCCAGTTTATGTCACTCAACGCTACCTGAGGCATAGTTAAAAGCAAAGATAAGTGCCAATAAACTGCATGTGCATGTTATGCCTGTTTAAAGTGGCTTTTTGGCAACTGGTCCCATTGCAAACACCGCAGCTGACAGGGAAGGCTGTAATGGCAACAGAGCAGGTTCCTGCCTTACTGCCCCAGGAAGCCCTTGTGCAGGGGATCGGGAGGCACCTTATGAACACAAAGGTTGCCTGGAAGCCAGTGGAGTGCGCCCCGAGGCCTGGAGATGGACTGCTGAGCCGGCCAGTGCAGAACTTCAGACTGGAAGCCCGTGGGTGAGCGCCCCCACTGGGCTCTCAGCAACTGCCCACTTCTTAGCTGCTGCAATTGAgtcactttgcttttttttttggtatcattaatatacagttacatgaggttattagattccctccattatcaagtccccaccacacaccccattacagtcactgtctgtcagtgtagtaagatgctatagtcactacttatcttctttgtgttgtacagccttccctgtgccccctttttcccttatccctcccttcccacccatccttctcagtccctttccctttggtaactgttagtccattcttgggtgctgtgactctgctgctgttttgttccttcagtttttgctttgttcttatacttgacaaatgagtgagatcatttggtacttgtctctctccacctggcttatttcactgagcataataccctctagctccacccatggtgttgcaaatggtaggatttgttttcttcttatggctgaataatattccactgtgtatatgtaccacatcttctttatccattcatctactgatggacacttaggttgcttccatatcttggctattgtagatagtgctgcgataaacataggggtgcatatgtctttttcaaactaggctcctgcattcttagggtaaattcctagaagtggaattcctgggtcaaatggtatttctattttgagttttttgaggaacctccatactgctttaaaCAATGGTGgtaatattttatattcccatcagcagtgtaggagggttcccttttttccacatctttgccaacatttgttgtttgtcttttggatggtggccatcctaactggtgtgaggtgacatctcattatggttttattttgcatttctctgatgacaagcgatgtggagcatcttttcatgtatcttgttggccatctgaatttcttctctggagaagtgtctgttcagatcctctgcctattttttaattggattatttgctttttgtttgttgaggtgcatgagctctttgtatattttggatgtcaacccctttatcggatctgtcatttatgaatatattctcccatactgtaggatgccttttggtttcattgatggtgtcctttgctgtacagaagctttttagtttgatatagtcccacttgttcatttttgcttttgtttcccttgcccggggagatacgttcatgaagaagttgctcatgtttatgtccatttcttctaggttatccagtttagacagtgatccagtttcattctcttgcatgtagctgtccagttttgccaacactagctgttgaagaggctgtcatttccccattgtatatccatggctcctttatcatatattaattgaccatatatgtttgggttagtatctggactctgtatattctgttccactggtctgtgggtctgttcctgtgccagtactaaattgtcttaattactgtggctttgtagtagagcttgaagttgggaagtgagatcccctgcttttttcttccttctcaggattgctttggctattcggggtctttggtggttccatatgaattttagaagtatttgttccagttggttgaggaatgctgttggtattttgatagggattgcattgaatctttagattgctttgggcaggatggccattttgacaatattaattcttcctgcccaagagcatgggatgagtttccatttgttagtgtcttcttttaatttctctggagtgtcttgtagttttcagggtataggtctttcatttccttggttaggtttattcctagattttttattctttttgttgcaattgtgaatggaattgttttcctgatttgtttcTGTTCGTTCATTGTTAGTGGATAGGaaagcaagagatttctgtgtattaattttgtatcctgcaactttgctgaattcagatattagttctagtagttttagagtggattctttagggttttttattatgcacaatatcatgtcatctgcaaacagtgacagtgtgACCTCTTccttaccgatctggattccttgtatttctttgttttgtctaattgctgtggctaggacctccagaactatgttgaataacagtggggagagtggtcatccctgtcttgttcctgatcttagagaaaaagctttcagcttctcgctgttaagcgtgatgttggctatgggtttttgtcatatatggcctttattatgttggggtacttgccctctatacccattttgttgagagtttttatcatgaatggatgttgaattttgttgaatgatttttcagcatctatggaaatgatcaagtggtttttgtccttctgtttgatgtggtggatgatgttgatggattttcaaatgttgtaccatccatgcatccctgggatgaataccattGGATCATGGTATATgagcctcttgatgtatttttgaatttggtttgctaatattttgttgaatatttttgcatctatgttcatcagggatattggtctgtagtttttttttttttgtggtgtctttgcctggttttggtattagagtgatgctggcttcgtagaatgagtttggaagtattccctcctcttctattttttggaaaactttaaggagaatgggtattatgtcttctctaaatgtctgataaaattcagtggtgaatccatctggtctgggagttttgttcttggatagttttttgattacaaattcaatttcattgctggtaattggtctgtttagattttctgtttcttccttgatcagtcttggaaggttatatttttctagaaagttgtccatttcttctaggttatccagtttgttagcatacagattttcatagtattctttaataattctttgtatttctgtggtgtccactgtgaattttcctttctcatgtgtgtagattctctttttttcttaataagtctggctgggggtttatctattttgtttattttctcagagaaccagctcttggttttattaattGCGAGTCGCTTtgcatttcaataaaattttaaaattccaaatccTCTCCCAGCTCGTCAGCCTTCAACTGCTGGCTCTGGCCCTGCCCATCCCAGCCTTTCTGCCTTCAAAGAAGCTAACCACCGGATGGCTCCATCATCCCTGCACACAATTATTTTCTACCCATCTGAGCAAGAGGTCTCCTCCCGGGGCCCTTATTATATCCTCTCTCCCCCAGTGGGCCCAGCTCTGCGGCCAAATCTGAAcaagtcttttctttttcaggaaaaagaaaaaaaagaagtgcttGGCTGGCTCCCTCAAGCCATTGTCCAGCGTCTCTCCTCCCTTTCAAGGACGTTTCTTGAACCTCTTGAGTTGATAATCGGGTCCCTTTGCTCCATTTCCTCACCGCAGCTGTGCAGTCTGacacccacccctcaccccaaggGTCGGCACCCTGGAAGGCTCCCAGCCGCCTGCTGGCACGTGCGCATCCAGGTGGCCGGCCTGCTTTCGCGCTACCCTGGCTGAGGGGGCCTTTCCTACTCTTCTTCAAACAGCAACGGCAACGGCAAGTTCCTTCTCCTCACCCACCATTTTGCTCAGGCTGCCGCCACAGGCCTGCATTTCTAAAATTGCTTCCAACTGGTCCCGGTTTCTAGGTTTCTCATGTATTTTGCAAACTCtccttaaatcatttttattaaaaggaaaCTTCTACCGTGTCCCCCTGCCTGTGAGATAAAAGACCACTGTCCTCAGCCTGGCAGCCCGGGCCTGTCGCGGCGTGGACAAGCTACTGTTCCTGCTCCTGGGTGCGCTGCTTTCTCTTTGGTTTCAGAAAAACCATCTATGCACAGTGCCCCCTCCCCACTGGTTCCCGTTTGGAGTGCCTTCCTGCCTGTAATGCCCAGAAAACGCCATGGTCTCTGGGAGGGCCTGCCAGATAGCCTCCGATGACATCCATCCGCTCCTTCTCTACACCCTGAGCATTAATTCCCAGACTGGTTTAACACTCAGTCTCTGAAAAACTCAGTCATCTTTTTGTGCATCTTATTTTCCCTGCACAATCAGGGTCTCACCTTTCAGTAGCAGGGACTGAGCCATACATATATTTCAGTggacataaaaatacatttattattgtttatttacAGAAACACATTATATAATTACAATCCATTTCTGGTGATTATGCAGAAAAAGCAGATTAATAatgtttagggaaaaaaaattatttcactagTGATTCTactttgacttttaaaattgGGAATTTATACTGATATGCTGGCTTTAAGTCTGCATGAGACAGCGAAACAAGTTTAAAAGAGAAAGGGCCCCGGGATTTCTGTCCCTCAGGTCACCAGGGAGGCCCACATGGTAAAGGCAGTGCTTCCCTGTATTCACCAGCTGGCAAGTGCCCAGTCCCCACAGCCCAGGCGGCAAACGGCGAGGGGCAGGAGCCGACTGTGGCAGGAGACGGCCCACTCACCACCAAATGCGGGTAAGTTGTCGCGATGCCGACTCACTTACAC
Coding sequences within it:
- the EMC8 gene encoding ER membrane protein complex subunit 8; the protein is MPGVKLTTQAYCKMVLHGAKYPHCAVNGLLVAEKQKPRKEHLPLGGPGAHHTLLVDCIPLFHGTLALAPMLEVALTLIDSWCKDNSYVIAGYYQANERVKDASPTQVAEKVASRIAEGFGDAALVMVDNTKFTMDCVVPTIHVYEHHENKWRCRDPHHDHCEDWPEAQRISASLLDGRSYETLVDFDDHLDDIRNDWTNPEINKAVLHLC